The genomic DNA AGCATCCTCTGCCAGTAAACTATAAAAAGGTTCAGCTGGATTGCGGATACAGGGTTGATATGTTGGTTGAGAATCGTTTGATGCTTGAACTGAAATGTGTGGAAGAAATAAAAGATGTCCACAAAGCTCAGCTGTTGACTTACATGAGACTGTCAGGGATTGATACCGGACTCCTCATCAATTTTTATGTCAAACGAGTTACCAACGGTATTCAACGGTTCAA from Desulfovermiculus halophilus DSM 18834 includes the following:
- a CDS encoding GxxExxY protein, which encodes MQRDSFTEKIIGCVIEVHRELGPGLLESTYQQCLAHEFHLNGISFKVEHPLPVNYKKVQLDCGYRVDMLVENRLMLELKCVEEIKDVHKAQLLTYMRLSGIDTGLLINFYVKRVTNGIQRFKL